The sequence below is a genomic window from Micromonospora aurantiaca ATCC 27029.
GGCGGCACGGTACGCGTCGAGGTGTGGAACGCCATCGGTGGCGCGCCCACGATCCTCGGCGTCGGCAACGCCTCGACGGTCACGCTGCCGTACGGCTCCTGACCCACGGTTCCGGCGCCCCGGCCCGCGCGGCCGGGGCGCCGGCTCGTGCCTACCGGTTCACGGCCAGCGGGTCGCGGTGGCCTCGAACACCTCGCTGTCGCCGGCCACCGGGATGACGCAGAGCAGGTGCCCGCCCGGCGCGCGCAGCACGTGGCAGTCGAGCCAGCGGGACACCGGCGTGGCGCCCAGCCCGCACAGCCGCTCCACCTCGGCGGCCACGTCGTCGGTCTCGATGTCGAGATGATGACGGGGCGCGTCGTCGACCGACTGCACGGCGGTGACCAGCCCCGGCACGACGTCGGCCAGGCCGGTGAACTCCGGTTCGGCCGGATCGGTGCGCAGGCTCGCGCCGAGCGCGGCGGACCAGAACGCGGCGCACTCCCCCGCCTCGTCCTGCGGCGCGTCGATGATCAGGGCGTACAACCTCGATCGATGCATCGCCCGAGCCTAGCCACGACCGCCGGCAGCGGCAGCCCGGCGAGGTCAGGCGGTCACGTGGGCGCTGTCGCCGGCCGTCGCGGCGAACGACGTGCCGCTGACCATCCGCGCGGCGTCGGAGGCGAGGAACACCACCAGCGGCGCCACGTCCTCCGGCTCCACCCACGGCACGCCGAGCGGCGTCTTCGACCGCAGCGCCTGAATCGCGGCGTCCTCCACCTGAGCCAGGTCACCGGAGGCCGGCTTGCCCGCCTCGACGAGCGCCTGGACGTACCGGTCCCGGTGCCGGGTCAGGGCGGTGTCGACCAGGCCCGGGATCACCGCGTTCACCGTCACGCCGTGCGGCCCGAGTTCCAGCGCGGCGGACTTGACCAGCCCGATCAGTCCCCACTTGGACGCCGAGTACGCGGACCCGTTCGTGGTGCCGTGCTGCCCCTGGGTGGACGAGGTGACCACGATCCGGCCGCCGCCGCGACGTACCAGCAGCGGCGCGAAGGCCCGCAGCACGTTCGCGGCGCCGGTGAGGTTCACGTCGATCTGGT
It includes:
- a CDS encoding VOC family protein; the encoded protein is MHRSRLYALIIDAPQDEAGECAAFWSAALGASLRTDPAEPEFTGLADVVPGLVTAVQSVDDAPRHHLDIETDDVAAEVERLCGLGATPVSRWLDCHVLRAPGGHLLCVIPVAGDSEVFEATATRWP
- a CDS encoding SDR family NAD(P)-dependent oxidoreductase produces the protein MAGVLSGRVAVVTGAARGIGRAAAVALAEAGADVAGMDVAGPVSPILDLPPATPEDLAETGRRVTAAGARWSAHVADQRDIGAVRAVAEAVEREHGGVDVLFANAGIQAFAPLLEMTDRHWHDQIDVNLTGAANVLRAFAPLLVRRGGGRIVVTSSTQGQHGTTNGSAYSASKWGLIGLVKSAALELGPHGVTVNAVIPGLVDTALTRHRDRYVQALVEAGKPASGDLAQVEDAAIQALRSKTPLGVPWVEPEDVAPLVVFLASDAARMVSGTSFAATAGDSAHVTA